One region of Drosophila teissieri strain GT53w chromosome 2L, Prin_Dtei_1.1, whole genome shotgun sequence genomic DNA includes:
- the LOC122626689 gene encoding trafficking kinesin-binding protein milt isoform X2 gives MTHVNNGEVMEEEMEPTGEREKESDWETAAGSGVHHRFLASASERDANSGNALEAAATANTAKTATAITNLEDLAFDACQNWSELHQDFFITDDELEYEDELSLGSSIGNMATTTIADAAAEGLITGEQQNEQLLMEVLCGNRVSQMTRAYDDIEAVTRLLEEKEKDLELTVQIGKELLTQNNALEARVADLETDLKASNDDRAQLVHELHKKNELISVLTNDADDGTDTDTPTMSKSITLDLLQRKVNSLLDENKSLKSEATQLAHQTDEVEEHERQLMADISAQLSDANSQYDNLSLELERQREENRLQHDQIVNLTARLAEAEMRLHQLTQDNDEHLSLLHVTKENQNALALELVEFKQRYEEVLALLHSAQDQLKQQRKRSQPQARSSFLGGLGTSGAGMGGSLFAPDSLHCELMESSLYSENSLDSGISGDSQRSADRISRMMMHMPSGGMSSSTMGGSVYAGAGNVPPYKRVFDTVRCAGKSGNYMDSGNVSMTQLGAMSMSSSSGPRMASMAYPAGSYYRGGSNQSLGVKTLSSESLNSQSDDGYPAQPSGVPGAPGAKELEAALKRLTPAEVLARRAMLSYAPAGTYNYDEPIGHGTGNVRNSDLPLGVRTPDSIMSTGSSGMSGSTNHMSASMTHQWRLPEKLQIIKPMEGSQTLHHWSRLATPTLSGLLDERPGVTIRGGRGLDDLGMQIYTLSDVEEDVSDDLPGKQFEAPGCTFTYTNSMVMHPDDGFVNDLSFLSQSQMSSRMASTSTSRQPSCPATPRAGLSRKNSCSTFSVNLGLAGMLNERGIKAVTPSALNTPAGPNFSPTVTPCNSPEGSPPRAQSPEPLFGLLSSGADLIRRKIVGDQHQQAQQKQRSSLSKQQQQKIMLSHLERRALRSLNLIEKVESIGLENIISAQRGLGSGIANRSSSPLSSGSLQSLHTSSNSIVDDIHFDRAQIKGVLHRGLKSPTPATPSTSAAAAAGLAISTSSSTSAYNSDDSDDQGLVMKIKPSKSATPTTTAAAAAQSQPSSGASAQTTTSNGTASETRLKQMQRQKSRRQLKNGMANQRPDLGTISGAGGGGRVRPDLGKVADSGSSKLSTKRNEAKPAEEEEATPQTITQAFVGSVSSLLFGRKGGWL, from the exons ATGACGCACGTAAACAATGGGGAAGTAATGGAAGAGGAGATGGAGCCAAcgggagagcgagagaaagagagtgaCTGGGAGACTGCTGCCGGCAGCGGGGTCCATCATCGATTTTTAGCCAGTGCATCGGAGCGAGATGCCAATAGCGGGAATGCATTGGAAGCTGCAGCGACAGCCAACACTGCAAAAACAGCCACAGCGATTACCAACTTGGAAGACTTGGCCTTTGATGCATGCCAAAATTGGTCGGAATTGCACCAAGACTTCTTCATCACGGACGATGAACTTGAGTACGAGGATGAACTCTCTTTGGGCAGCAGCATTGGCAacatggcaacaacaacgatagcagatgcagcagcagaggGTCTAATAACGGGAGAACAGCAGAACGAGCAGCTGCTGATGGAAG ttcTATGCGGCAACCGCGTTAGCCAGATGACTCGGGCGTACGATGACATTGAGGCCGTGACGCGACtgctggaggagaaggagaaggactTGGAGCTGACCGTGCAGATTGGCAAGGAGCTGCTCACCCAGAACAATGCACTCGAGGCACGGGTCGCGGATCTGGAAACCGATCTCAAGGCCTCCAACGACGATCGCGCCCAGCTGGTTCACGAGCTGCACAAGAAGAACGAGCTCATCTCTGTGCTTACCAACGATGCAGATGATGGCACAGATACTG ACACTCCCACCATGTCGAAGTCTATAACTTTGGATCTACTGCAGCGCAAGGTCAACTCTCTGCTTGACGAAAACAAGTCTCTGAAGTCCGAGGCCACCCAACTGGCCCACCAGACGGACGAGGTGGAGGAGCACGAGCGCCAGCTGATGGCCGATATCAGTGCTCAGTTAAGCGATGCCAATTCGCAGTACGACAACCTCAGTTTGGAGTTGGAACGGCAGCGGGAGGAAAACCGGCTACAACATGATCAGATCGTGAACCTGACCGCTCGCCTGGCGGAGGCGGAAATGCGGCTACACCAACTGACGCAAGACAACGACGAACATCTCTCACTGCTGCACGTGaccaaagaaaaccaaaatgcTTTGGCACTGGAGCTGGTCGAGTTTAAGCAGCGTTACGAAGAGGTGCTCGCTCTGCTTCACTCTGCTCAGGATCAGCTGAAGCAGCAGCGAAAGCGGTCGCAGCCACAGGCCAGGAGCTCCTTCCTCGGCGGCCTTGGAACGAGTGGCGCTGGCATGGGCGGTAGTCTCTTCGCGCCGGACTCGCTGCATTGCGAGCTTATGGAGTCGTCACTGTACTCAGAGAACAGCCTAGACTCTGGCATATCCGGCGACAGCCAGCGATCGGCGGATCGTATAAGCCGCATGATGATGCACATGCCTTCCGGCGGCATGAGCTCGTCCACCATGGGAGGTAGCGTGTACGCGGGAGCTGGCAATGTACCGCCTTACAAGCGGGTGTTCGACACAGTGCGATGTGCCGGCAAGAGCGGCAACTACATGGACAGCGGCAACGTGTCGATGACCCAACTGGGAGCTATGTCGATGAGCAGCTCTTCGGGGCCGCGCATGGCTTCGATGGCGTATCCAGCGGGCTCCTACTATCGTGGCGGTAGCAATCAATCGCTGGGAGTTAAAACTCTGTCCAGCGAGAGTCTCAACTCCCAGTCAGATGACGGCTATCCAGCCCAGCCCTCTGGTGTGCCAGGAGCGCCCGGcgccaaggagctggaggcGGCGCTCAAGAGGCTGACGCCGGCTGAGGTTTTGGCCCGCCGTGCTATGTTGTCCTATGCGCCGGCTGGAACCTATAACTACGACGAACCCATTGGTCACGGTACAGGTAACGTCCGAAACTCGGATCTGCCGCTGGGCGTGCGCACGCCGGACAGTATCATGTCCACCGGCTCCTCGGGAATGTCGGGTTCCACGAATCACATGTCCGCCTCGATGACGCACCAGTGGCGCCTACCCGAGAAGCTGCAGATCATCAAACCCATGGAGGGATCGCAGACATTGCATCATTGGTCGCgcttggccacgcccacgctcaGTGGACTGCTGGACGAGCGTCCCGGCGTGACGATCCGTGGTGGACGTGGGCTGGACGATCTGGGCATGCAGATCTACACGCTGTCGGACGTAGAGGAGGACGTTAGCGATGATCTGCCCGGCAAGCAGTTTGAGGCACCGGGCTGCACGTTCACGTACACCAACAGCATGGTCATGCATCCGGACGACGGATTCGTTAACGATCTGTCGTTCCTCTCGCAGTCGCAGATGTCGTCCCGAATGGCCTCCACGTCGACATCACGACAACCCAG TTGTCCTGCCACGCCTCGTGCTGGACTGTCGCGTAAAAATTCCTGCTCCACATTTTCGGTGAACCTCGGACTCGCTGGAATGCTGAATGAGAGGGGCATCAAGGCGGTGACGCCCAGTGCCCTCAACACGCCCGCCGGTCCCAACTTTTCGCCCACGGTGACGCCATGCAATAGCCCGGAGGGATCACCTCCGCGCGCCCAGTCGCCCGAGCCGCTCTTTGGACTGCTCTCGTCTGGGGCGGATCTGATCCGACGCAAAATCGTAGGCgatcagcatcagcaggcgCAACAGAAGCAAAGGAGCAGCCTtagcaagcagcagcagcagaagatcATGCTGTCGCACCTGGAAAGACGGGCCCTGCGATCGCTGAACCTGATTGAGAAGGTGGAGAGCATTGGACTGGAGAACATAATAAGCGCACAGAGAGGCCTTGGCTCAGGAATTGCGAACCGCAGCAGCTCGCCCCTGAGCAGTGGCAGCCTGCAGAGTCTccacaccagcagcaacagcatcgtGGACGACATACACTTCGATCGGGCACAGATCAAGGGTGTCCTGCATCGAGGCCTAAAGTCGCCCACGCCCGCTACACCATCAACATCAGCTGCAGCGGCTGCGGGACTAGCTATATCGACGAGCAGCAGCACGAGCGCCTACAACAGCGATGACAGCGACGACCAGGGCTTGGTAATGAAGATCAAGCCGTCAAAGAGCGCGACacccacaacaacagcagcagcagcagcacaaagtCAGCCTAGTTCAGGAGCGAGTGCCCAGACGACGACATCAAACGGCACGGCAAGCGAAACGCGACTGAAGCAGATGCAGCGCCAGAAATCGCGCAGGCAGCTAAAGAACGGAATGGCCAACCAGAGGCCTGACCTGGGCACAATTTCTGGTGCCGGAGGAGGCGGACGAGTACGTCCCGATCTGGGAAAGGTAGccgacagcggcagcagcaagcTCAGCACCAAGCGAAATGAGGCTAAGCCTgcggaggaggaagaggcGACACCACAGACCATCACACAGGCGTTTGTGGGCTCAGTTAGTTCCTTGCTTTTTGGCCGCAAGGGCGGTTGGCTGTAA